Part of the Sphingobacterium sp. LZ7M1 genome, TCGGATCGCCTGTTGGGAAAGAGTGAAGGGAATGGCTTGGATATAGGTGATGTCAATGGAGATGGATTGCCCGATGTGGTCATCGGCAATACGGGAGAAGGAGCAAGGACCTTTGTTTGGTTAAATGATCCAAATAAACCGGGCTTTTTGGTTGATTCTCCCCCTGGCAGTATCCCTGACAACATGGATGAGGTGCAATCGGTCAAGTTATTTGATGCCGATGGAGACGGTGACCTGGATATGGTACTGGCAACGGAGGCTCCGCCAAGCCGTCTGTATTTCAATGACGGGAAGGGAAAGTTTACGGAGCAGGAGGACGCATTGCAAACCTCCGAACCATTGCACAGTAGGGAGGTCATCGTTTTTGATGCCGATAAGGATGGGAAGAACGATATTTTCTTTGCGAACCTGACCAGCAATGGGGGTAAGAAAGAGCGGAACCCAACTGGACGCTTGTTTATGAATAAAGGCGAAGGGAAATTTGTCGATGAGACGGACGCAAGGATTCCCGCCTATGAATTTTCAACTTATGCCTGTAATGTGATCGACTTTGATCGCGACGGGGATCTAGATATTATATTAAGTGCCTTGAAGATTCCGCCATTTGAGGCGATGCAGGTTCAGGCCTTGAAGAATGATGGTTCGGGCAGGTTCAGTTTTGCCACGGAGGAGGCTATTCCGAAGGTGACTGTGGAGCGAGCTTGGGGGATCGATGTGGGGGATGTGAATGGGGATAAGATTCCGGACCTGATGATCGGGGCTTGGGGCGACCAAGTGCGCTTATTACTAGGTAAATAA contains:
- a CDS encoding VCBS repeat-containing protein, producing the protein MIIQDFKPKYLGLALVFLWLSSGNHVFAQDNETAYFSDVTEGSIPLDPKTHALDVALVDVNGDGALDAIFALEMLPNRLYINDGNGNFTWMKDVFANENNDTEHVRVADMDNDGFADVIFVAEDNKTHEYYLGNGDGTFRNVSDRLLGKSEGNGLDIGDVNGDGLPDVVIGNTGEGARTFVWLNDPNKPGFLVDSPPGSIPDNMDEVQSVKLFDADGDGDLDMVLATEAPPSRLYFNDGKGKFTEQEDALQTSEPLHSREVIVFDADKDGKNDIFFANLTSNGGKKERNPTGRLFMNKGEGKFVDETDARIPAYEFSTYACNVIDFDRDGDLDIILSALKIPPFEAMQVQALKNDGSGRFSFATEEAIPKVTVERAWGIDVGDVNGDKIPDLMIGAWGDQVRLLLGK